One Nitrospira sp. DNA window includes the following coding sequences:
- a CDS encoding Pyruvate dehydrogenase (quinone): MTITVADLLIERLIDWGVDTVFSLPGDGINGIYEALRTHRNKIKLILVRHEESAALAACGYAKFTRRLGVCLATSGPGGIHLLNGLYDAKCDGQPVLAITGHTFHDLIGTHYQQDVDLNKLFSDVAAYSERVMGPAHVGNVVDEAVKTAISRRTVAHLTIPKDIQEWSADDQRSKANIPRHSGDLYSDPLPLPSRTLLDTAASVIAAGSKIAILAGRGCLGAKSELLQLAEMLGAPIVKPLLGKGVVPDDHPLTTGGIGLLGTAPSQEVLETCDTLIIAGSSFPYLEFYPKPGQARAIQIDLDAARIGLRYPVEVGLVGHCWDVLRALLPLLRPNTDRRFLEEAQGKMKQWHDLMEERGTRMDQPLKPQVVVRALNEFLADDAIVCCDTGTVTTWAARHIAMKGMMEFSASGNLASMGNGLPYSLGAGIAFPGRQVVCIVGDGGFTMLMGELATLMKYALPVKIVVLKNNLLGMIKWEQLAFEGNPQYGVELQPIDFAAFAESCGARGFTVDDPRQVRTVLQQAFAIPGPVVVQAVIDPLEPPLPGKITTVQAWQFAKAMARGTEDRWGLVKTLVENKIREVV, encoded by the coding sequence AAAATCAAACTCATCCTGGTGCGGCATGAAGAGTCCGCCGCCCTGGCGGCCTGCGGGTATGCCAAGTTCACGCGACGGCTGGGCGTTTGCCTCGCCACCTCCGGTCCGGGCGGCATCCACCTGTTGAACGGCCTCTATGACGCCAAATGCGACGGCCAACCGGTGCTGGCCATCACGGGACACACCTTCCACGACTTGATCGGAACGCATTATCAACAGGACGTGGATCTGAACAAGCTGTTCAGCGATGTCGCCGCCTACAGTGAGCGTGTGATGGGGCCGGCGCACGTCGGCAATGTGGTGGATGAAGCCGTCAAGACCGCTATCTCCAGACGAACGGTCGCCCACCTGACGATTCCGAAGGACATTCAAGAGTGGAGCGCGGACGATCAACGGTCCAAGGCCAACATTCCCCGGCACAGCGGCGATCTTTATAGTGACCCGCTTCCACTCCCATCCCGAACCCTGCTCGACACGGCGGCCTCCGTCATCGCTGCCGGATCGAAGATCGCGATCCTTGCCGGTCGAGGCTGTCTGGGTGCAAAATCAGAACTACTGCAACTCGCCGAAATGCTCGGCGCGCCGATCGTCAAGCCCCTCCTGGGAAAAGGCGTGGTGCCGGACGACCATCCGTTGACCACCGGCGGCATCGGCCTGCTGGGCACTGCTCCGTCTCAGGAAGTCCTTGAGACCTGCGACACGCTGATCATCGCCGGCAGCAGTTTTCCCTACCTGGAGTTTTATCCGAAACCAGGGCAGGCTCGGGCCATTCAGATCGATCTGGATGCGGCCCGCATCGGCCTCCGTTATCCCGTCGAAGTGGGACTGGTGGGCCATTGCTGGGACGTGCTTCGCGCCCTGTTGCCCCTCCTACGGCCGAACACCGATCGCCGTTTTCTCGAAGAGGCGCAGGGGAAGATGAAACAGTGGCATGACCTGATGGAAGAACGCGGCACCCGCATGGACCAGCCGCTCAAACCCCAAGTGGTCGTGCGCGCCCTGAACGAATTCCTGGCCGACGATGCCATTGTGTGCTGCGACACCGGCACGGTGACCACCTGGGCCGCCCGCCATATTGCGATGAAGGGTATGATGGAATTTTCAGCTTCCGGCAACTTGGCGTCGATGGGCAACGGCCTCCCCTACAGCCTCGGAGCCGGCATCGCCTTTCCAGGGCGGCAAGTCGTCTGCATTGTGGGAGACGGCGGGTTCACCATGTTGATGGGAGAGTTGGCGACACTCATGAAGTATGCCCTGCCGGTCAAGATCGTAGTACTGAAAAACAATCTCCTCGGCATGATCAAATGGGAACAGTTGGCCTTCGAAGGCAATCCTCAATACGGCGTCGAGCTGCAACCGATCGACTTCGCCGCCTTTGCCGAGTCCTGCGGAGCGAGAGGATTCACGGTCGACGATCCCCGTCAGGTTCGAACCGTGTTGCAACAGGCCTTCGCCATTCCCGGCCCGGTCGTCGTCCAGGCGGTGATCGATCCGTTGGAGCCTCCCCTGCCCGGCAAGATCACCACCGTACAGGCCTGGCAGTTCGCGAAGGCGATGGCGCGAGGAACGGAGGACCGGTGGGGACTCGTGAAGACGCTGGTCGAGAATAAAATCCGCGAAGTCGTATGA